The nucleotide window gcccagggcagagcaggagcagcagtggcagctgtgAAGCTCGTCCCCCTCACTGGGCACAGGCTCTGGACTGTGCCGGATCCATCCTGGCAAACCCACACAGCACCTGGGTTAAACTCAGCTGTGCCCCACACTGGTGCCACGGCCAGTGCTTGCTGTGTTTGTCCCACACTGGGTCAGGGCATCCTGAAACACAACCATTCCCGAAGGTTCAAGGGTCCTGCTGGCACCTATTCTGCACCAACCGTGTGGCCGCGACAATCCCACTGGCTCGTGTGGCATAGCTGGCGTTCCTGGTGTATCCCACTCCCGAGAGCCATGTCCCAGGGCCTGTGCAATGTCCCCAGTCACAGGGGGAGGACCAGGCTGGATGCGAGTGCCCATCACTCCAGGAGAACGGCTGCCCGCAGCCCCCTGTCCTTGCTGCCCCGTGCCCTCGGTCggggaggggagcagcaggTCCTCGGCAGCCCCTGCAAGGCCACTAAAAGGGACCCCCTCATCGGGGCTACACCGTGCCCAGCCGGGGCCCCCTGGATTCCCTGCCATCGCCCCATCCCTGTCACCCAGGGACCACCGCTCTGAGCGGGACCGTCCCGGCGCAGGGACGGACCCACCGGGCTGCCCGTGCCGGGCTGCTCCTCCGCCCTGTCCCGCCGCTCTCGGGGCTCCGCTCCCCGAGCTCTTACCTCTGCCGCCGTCCCGGGGCACGTCCCCGACCCCCTTCTGCTCCCAGTCCCGGTCCCGGAACCCGAGCTGCCGCCGCCGCTTTGCTCTGCCCGGCTGtgctcccacctccccccaTAAGACCGCGCCCCTCACGGAACGGCCCCGCCCCGACTCCGCCGGTGCTGCCGGACGGGGCGGACGCGGCCGattcctccccccccaaaaGCACCGCAAGGACATCCCAGCCTCTCGTCACCTCGCTGTCCTTGGGGTCCCCCCGACGGGTGtcagagcccttctccccacccACTGCCGCCGGGACCCTGCGCGGGTTTGGGTCCTGGCACCGCAGAGTAGCCCCCAGGATGTTTCCTCACCTGGCGGCCAGTGGGGGGCACGAGTGGAGCACAGACCACGGAGTCAGCCTGGGTCTCCATccccaggaagaagaaaagacacCCTTGAGCATCCCATGATGGGGTGCAGGACATGGGAGGTGGGGGGCATAGGGTTTGTGAAGCCCAGCTCAGAGGGGTGGAGGTGCCCCAGGTCCCCTGCTGGCCCTGGTATTACCGTGCCTAAACTCCTCTTGGTGCCCTATCCAGCCCCAGAGCATTCCAGCCTTtcctctgcccagagcacccCTGAATTTGGGATAGGGACAGAATCAGCAAGGGGACCCGTGGCTCTGCCATGCCCCTGACCACGGCGCTGCTTGGGCTTGGGGTGTCAGAGGAAGCAGCCAGGGCGCAAGAGCAACTCACCTCATGGGGGTTTGCATATGTAAATGtcttaagagaaaaaataatttgctgtgGTAGCCCCGGCATCTGCTGCCCACACACCagtctggggctgcagcaccGTCCTATAGTCCCCTGCCAAATAACATCGGCTCGgggccagcagccaagggccaGCAGCCATGGGACATTAGATGGGGTAGAGAGGCCAGGGGACCTCAGCTGAGGTCCATCAGGCAGCGGGGAGCATGGCCCTGTCCCTCGGCGGCGGAGGGGCTGCAGGGCGGTGCTGCAGGAAGCCGGGTCCCGGGGCAGGAACTTCCTTTTGTGAAACACCCGCAGCCGCGGCTGGACGAGTGTCACACAGGcgtcacaggcagcagcaggccAGCTGTGGCCCCTTCTTGTCCCAGCACACTCTCGCTGGCCCCTCATATTGCTGGGGCGAGCCTGGAACAGCTGGGAGCACCCCAAGTCTGGGAGTGACCTGCATGTGATGCTGGACTGGACAgatgccccagcccagcccagcagcccccagcctcagcacagccccccaccacagcagcccctgcacccTGATACAGCCTCTACTCGGGGAAGAAcctgctctgcttccagccCCAACATTTAATTGAAATCTGCAGAAATTACAGGATACGTGGCTCTCCTACAGCCACAGCTGCCCTGTGATTCCAACAGCCCTGCTGagagctggcagagcagtgCAGAGCCCTGTCCCCTCCCATGGTGACAAATGTGGGGACAATGTTCCCCCTCCCACatgctggggcagagctgggcacctTCCAAGTCTCAGCTTGAAGGTGCAGCACCACATTGGTGACTGCTGGGTTTTGCAATGGCTCACAGGTAgttgtcctcctcctcctcctcctcctcctcctcatcccgcGCCAGCGCCTCGATGTCGTGGGTGATGTCCGTGATCATGCGGTTGAAGGACTCGGACTCGGAGCGCAGGGACCAGCTGTCATAGCTGCGCACAGCCGAGGCTGACGTGTTGCTCATGCTGCGCTTGATGCGGCCAAAGCTGTCGGTGAGGATCCCTCCCTCCCGTATCCCGATGCTCTCTAGGAAGGTCTCAAAGTATCCGATGTCTTGGTCAGGGATGAAGGGCCTCATTCCTGTCATGGGCACCACAAGCCTCAGGAGGCTGCCCCTGTCAGGGGAACCCCacaggctgctggcaggggGTCATCCCATCCTGTCCCCTGCAAGCACTGGGGTCCTGACACCCCCTGGAGCacacccagcaccagcaccccACCCCGAGGGCTGCACAGACATCAGCAGGGTAACACAGCGTGGCTGCAGACACTCACCCAGGAGGAGGAACTTCCTGCGGTCCCCGTAGAGGCGCAGGAGCTCGGTGCAGTACTCCCGCACCGGCGTGCCCAGCCGGTACTCACGGAGCAGGAGGGCAAACTGCTGGATCTCCTGTGATGACAGCTTGTTGCGCAGCTGCAGTGACACAGGGACGGGTCAGGGTTGGGGACACTGGCAGCGCACAGTCTCGTCCCCCCACCTGTTCTCTGGTGCAGGGGGCTCAGACCTGCCTGCTGCCCCCCGCCCCAGCCGCTGGCACTGCTGGCCTGCTGCCCATCcccgtgcccatccctgtgccctcaccgtCATCATGtagtcctgcagctgctccagccctgcgCCGCTCTGGTCGCTGCCGCTGCAAGCAGTGGCCAGGCTGTGGTGGGAGCGGTGGAAGGAGGGCGAGGAGGTGCCGCTGTAATACGCTTCAAATGTCTCGTGGGAGCCATTGCTGTGGGAAGATGAGGATCAGCGAGTCCCTGAACCCCCAGTGTGCCTGGCTGCCCTCCATCCACTGCACAGCACCCACcgagggacagggctggggcacCACTGCAGCTGGGACAGGCAGCCACACAGAGCAGGGGCACCCACCCAAGGGCACCTCTCCCCAGTCCAGGGGCACCCCCGGGGGGAGCCAGACTCacaaggagctgcagcagctgtagtCGGCATCGTAGCCGTATGTCCCATCTGTGCGGCAGCTCTCGCCTGGGGAGGGAGAGCCGAGATCTCATAGTGAGTCCAAACCCCGCACACTGTGCCCATGCACCCTGACCCATCAGCCCCATACAGTGCCCATGAACCCCCACCCATCAGTCCCATGCCACCCCACTTGGTGCCCCCACTCCTGCCCCCAGCCACTCACTCCTGCTGGAGAGCCAGGGCCGTGTGGGCGTGGAGGTGTAGTGGTACCCGGCACGATCCACGCACTCAATGCTCTGGTCCCCATAGATGATCTGGAACACCTGGCAGATGAGTGCACAGGACTCCTCGCCAGCATCCTGcagcggggaggaggagggcagtgaGTGCTGCTGGATGGGGGAGCAGGCAGTGGGTGGCGGGTGGCACACACCGGGGCTGCTCACCCTGTTGGGCACGGCAAGGATGATGAGGTTGGAGTAGGCGTCGGGGCAGGGCTCCTGGGGGTCCAGGGGGTTGCTGCCGGCGTGCCGCCGCTCCCAGCTGCCGAAGCCGGTGCCGCGCTCCCAGCTGCCACCAGCGGTGCcggcccgccgccgctcccAGCTGCCGCCGCACGGCTGCCGCCGCTCCCAGCTGCCCGAGGGCCGcccgcgctgccgccgctcccagctgccgccccgccgccgctccaGGCTGCCGCCCTGCCGGGCCTCctgcccgccccgcgccgcccgccaGTCCAGGCTGCAGATGGTGTGCCGCCGCTCCATCGCACCCCCCAGCCGGCCCCCCTCCGGCCACGAGCCCCCCGGGCGCTTCTCGGGGGGAAATGCCTCCGGCACACCGGCTGGGGCCACCTCAGGGTGTGCTCCGGCGGGGACCGGGTCCACTCCCAGGCCTGGGGCGGTGGGGAGAGACGAGAGGGGCGTCACAGTGAGGAGGCTGCACTGCCCACCCTGCCtggcccccagcccctgccctggtgCCCCTGTCCCACCAGCCCACTGCAGAGATGGATGGTGGCACAGGTTCGGAGTCCCAGTGGGTCGTGAGAGTCCCAGTGGGTtgtgggggcagcagggcaggagattAGGGGCCACTCCTCAGCTGGagcacagccccctccccagggacccTTCTCCCGGCTGGCAGCTGAGCCAGGGTTTGCTGATCAAAGAGCCGGAGCCCCTGTCCGTGTGTGTGTGGGACTAGACGGGGGCACTCCCAgccctctgcctcctgcacagctgGGACCTGGCTGCCAGAGAGTCCCAGGCAGTGCCCCCTCCAGCCTTGGGAAGGGGACATCTCCACCGAGTGTGGGGACACCCCAGACTTTGTGCTCAGCCCGTGCTGCCACCCTGGATAGATCCCGAcccccatcagcccccaggCTCCAGCCCCCCATGCCCTGGGTACACCAGGCACTCAGGGCCAGCTGTGCCATGGCCGGTGACCCCCGGGCCGGACCCCCGCACCGGTTTTGAGGATGAGGAGGTGCAGGGCATCGTCTCGCAGGTAAGAGGCCGCGGCGATCTCGTGGGTGGGGATGCGCAGGATCAGCTCCTCGTTGTCACGCCAGGTGAGCAGGAGGCAGCGCGCAGAGAGGCTGAGGATGCTGTCCTGCTCCGGGGTCGTCTGCAGCggcagctccttcagctgctgcaggggcagagtgcagggggggacatggggcaCTGGGCAGCGTGGGGCACCCGGTGCCCATCCTttgggcagcactggggagcacCCTGGGGAGTGGTGACCCCACTTACCCGGGCCGtgtccagcagctgcagcacctcatcCCGGCTGGAGGGGTTCAGGGAGGACGTCACCCATGTCAGGTGGCCTAAAAACTGGGGGAGGACAAAATCCAGGGCAGcctggggaggcctgggtacaCACCTTCCCCCCTGCCTCTACCCCCAGCCACCTCCCCACGGACAGGACACATGTCCCTGGGGTGCGGGAAGACCTTGCAGTGGGGGGTCCTCCCTGCATCCCCAACccaccctccccctccctggCTGTTTGCCTGGGGTGACCTCATGTCCCCACCCCA belongs to Pseudopipra pipra isolate bDixPip1 chromosome 17, bDixPip1.hap1, whole genome shotgun sequence and includes:
- the CCM2L gene encoding cerebral cavernous malformations 2 protein-like encodes the protein MDCEAKKGKKGFVSPIKRLVFPKAARRAALRSSVYRRPLHSVPLYPPDYLIDPQILLHDYVEKEVKFLGHLTWVTSSLNPSSRDEVLQLLDTARQLKELPLQTTPEQDSILSLSARCLLLTWRDNEELILRIPTHEIAAASYLRDDALHLLILKTGLGVDPVPAGAHPEVAPAGVPEAFPPEKRPGGSWPEGGRLGGAMERRHTICSLDWRAARGGQEARQGGSLERRRGGSWERRQRGRPSGSWERRQPCGGSWERRRAGTAGGSWERGTGFGSWERRHAGSNPLDPQEPCPDAYSNLIILAVPNRDAGEESCALICQVFQIIYGDQSIECVDRAGYHYTSTPTRPWLSSRSESCRTDGTYGYDADYSCCSSFNGSHETFEAYYSGTSSPSFHRSHHSLATACSGSDQSGAGLEQLQDYMMTLRNKLSSQEIQQFALLLREYRLGTPVREYCTELLRLYGDRRKFLLLGMRPFIPDQDIGYFETFLESIGIREGGILTDSFGRIKRSMSNTSASAVRSYDSWSLRSESESFNRMITDITHDIEALARDEEEEEEEEEDNYL